GCCTACACGCCGGTGGCGGGCACCACGGCGGTGTCGGTGCTGCAAAACCTGTTGGCGAAGAACGACGATCAGGCCGCCCACAACCGGGCCCACTTCGATCAGCACGGCGTGCTCACCATCAATCTCATGTCGGCGCCGGGCTCGGGCAAGACCACGCTCTTGGAAGCCACCATCGAGACCTTGAAAGACGCATTCCGCATCGGCGTGATCGAAGGCGATCTCGCCACGGAGAATGATGCCGCGCGCATCCGCGCCAAGGGGGTGCCCGCGCACCAGATCACCACCGGCTCCGCCTGCCATCTGGACGCCCACATGGTGCATGAGGCCTTGCACCACTTTCCCTTGGAGGGCCTCGATTTCCTGTTCATCGAAAACGTGGGCAACCTGGTCTGTCCCGCGAGCTTCGATCTGGGCCAGCACCGCAACGTGACCCTGCTGTCTGTCACTGAAGGGGACGACAAACCTGCCAAGTATCCGGTGATGTTCCGCGCCGCCGACTGCGTGCTGCTCACCAAGTGTGATTTGCTGCCGTTGTTGGAGGACTTCGATCCGGCGCGCGCCGAAGGATATGTGCGCAATCTTGCCAACGACGCGCCGGTATTGAGGCTTTCCGCACGCAACGGGCAGGGGCTTAATGCCTGGTTCGACTGGTTGCGGCAGACGCGCGCCCAGCAGCAGGCGCGGCTGGCCGCAGGCGGGACGACGCGCCCGAAGGCGCGGCCGGAGGGCGCGCCTCTTAACGAAACGCCTGCATGAGCCTCACCGCCCAGGACTGGCTCGCCAAGATCCACGCCCTGCCGCTTACGCGGCCGGTGCGCATCCTGAACGTCTGTGGCGGCCACGAGCGCGCCATCACGCTCACCGGACTGCGCGCTGCCTTGCCGCGCACGATCGAACTCATTCCGGGACCAGGCTGCCCGGTGTGTGTCTGTCCCGAAGAGGATGTGTATCAGGCCATCCGGCTCGCCCTCGAAGAACGGGTGATCCTCGCCGCCTTCGGCGACATGCTGCGGGTGCCGGTCAACGTACCCAAGGGCGAGCCCCGTTGCCTCGATGCGGCGAAGGCGGCCGGCGCCGACGTGCGGCCCGTCGCCAGTCCCCGCGAGGTCGTGGCCCTCGCCCGTGCGCATCCTGAGCGACCCGTGGTGTTCTTCGCCGCCGGCTTCGAGACCACCACTGCGCCGGTAGCCGCCATGCTGCTGGAGGGGGTACCCGACAATCTTTACCTTCTGCTTTCGGCGCGGCGCACCTGGCCCGCGGTGGCGATGCTATTGGCTTCGGACGCGCCCGGCTTCGACGCCCTGATCGCGCCCGGCCACGTGGCCACGGTGATGGGGCCGGAGGAGTGGCGCTTCGTGGTGGAGCAATACCGCATGCCCACGGCGGTGGCGGGCTTCACGCCGGTGTCGCTGCTGGCGGCGTTTTATTCCGTGCTGCGCCAGTTGCTGGAAGCGCAGCCCTTCCTCGACAACTGCTATCCGGAGGTGGTGCGCCCCGGCGGCAATCCCACGGCGCAGGCGCAATTGACGGAGACGATGCACATCACCGAGGCCAACTGGCGTGGCATCGGCGTGCTTCCCGCCTCAGGCTTTAGGCTATGCGAGCGCTTCGCCGCCCACGATGCCCGCCTAACGTTTCCGGACCACGCGGCGCTGGGACGCCAGCGCGCCGGCCAGATGCCGCCGGGTTGCGATTGCGCCCGGGTCGTGCTGGGGCGGATTGCCCCCGATGCCTGCCGGCTCTACGGCACGGCCTGCACGCCCCGTCACCCCGTGGGGCCGTGCATGGTCTCCGACGAGGGCGCATGCCGCATCTGGTGGGCGGGCGGGGTGAGGGCGCGGGTGGCTTAAGCGCCGGTGCCATCGCTCAGGGCTGCGGGGCAGGGGCTTTCCTGGCGAGCTGGCGAAGTGTTTCCCGGATCAATGCGTCGATGAGGTCGATGTCCACCACGGGAATTCTTGACGCGACCTGGCCGTCCCACCAGACGGGTTTGCCTCAGTCCACCGCCTCGTAGCGCACTTCCAGGATCTCCAGCTCCTGCACGCCGCTGGGCGTGCGCACGGTGACGGTCTCGCCCTCTTCCTTGCCCAGGAGCGCCAGCGCCAGGGGCGAGCGCCAGGAGATGCGGCCACGGGCGGGATCGAGCTCGTCGATGCCGACGATGGTATAGGTGGCTTCCTGGCCCGTGGCATCCGCCACCACCACGGTGGCGCCGAAATAGATCTTGTCGTGGGGCTGCTGGGTGGGATCGACGATCTGGGCAAACCCCAGCCGCTTGGTGAGGAAGCGGATGCGCTTGTCGATTTCCCGCAGCCGCTTCTTGCCGTAGATGTAGTCGGCGTTTTCCGAGCGGTCGCCTAGCCCCGCCGCCCAGGACACCACTTTCACCACCTCCGGCCGCTCCACCGTCAGCAGATGCTTGAGTTCGGCTTCGAGGCGGGCATAGCCGGCGGGCGTGATGTAGTTCTTGGTGCCCTTGGGTAGCTCATGCGCTTCTTCCTCGAGATCCGCTTCGAGGTCCTCGTCCGGTTCCTTGGTGAATGCCTTGCTCATGCTTTTCACTCTCTCCGCGTCGGGTTGAATCTTAACCCAGATGACCCATTAGACCGGCGCGTGCCCAATAAACTATACAGCAGCCGACATTGATCACGCCTTACGAGGCGCGCCTGGAACCACCCCCATCCCGCGTCCTAATGGATAATGTGGGTTGAATACGCGCTCCGCTCACGTGGCCCCCATGACCGTCGCCATCTCGACCCCATCGGTGATCGCCGCCCGCCGCCTTTTCCTGGGCGGCCGGGTACAGGGTGTGGGCTTTCGCCCCTTCGTGTTCCGGCTCGCCACCCGTCTGGGTTTGGCCGGCACGGTGCAAAATCTCAACGGTCAGGTGTGCATCGAGGTGCAAGGCCCGCCCCAGGCGCTGGATGTCTTCACCGCGGCCCTGCTCACCGAGGCACCGCCCCTGGCGCAGCCCGAGCTCTTGGCGAGCGAGCCCACGGCACCGCGCGCTTTAGCGGGTTTTGCCATTCTCGCCAGCGGCGTGGCAGCACCGGACGTGCATCTGCCGCCGGATCAGTTTTGTTGCGATGACTGTCTGCGGGAACTCACAGACCCCAGCGACCGGCGCTATCGCTATCCTTTCATCAACTGCACCCAGTGCGGACCGCGCTACACCCTCATCGCGGGCCTGCCCTATGATCGCGCCCGCACGGCCATGGCGGCCTTTGCCTTGTGCCCCGCCTGTCACGCCGAATACGAAAATCCTCTAGACCGGCGTTTCCACGCCGAACCTCTGGCCTGTCCCTCCTGCGGCCCGCAGTTGCGTTTCGTGCAGGGCAGCCGCGTGGTCGCGGGCAACGAAGCGGCGCTGGCCGCGTGCGTGGCGCTGCTACGTGCGGGCGGCATCGTCGCCGTGAAAGGCGTAGGGGGCTACCACCTGCTGGTGGCGGCGCAGGACGAGGCTGCCGTGGGTCGGCTGCGGCAGCGCAAACGGCGTCCCACCAAGCCTTTCGCCGTCATGTTTCCCTGGCAGTCGGATCTCACGATCCTACGGCGGCATCTGCGTTTGTCGTCCGAAGAGGAGGCGGTGCTGCGCGCACCTGAGCGTCCGATCCTACTTTTGGCGCGGGCAGCGGATTGCGGGCTGGCAGACGCGGTGGCCCCGTGGCTCGGGCACGTCGGGGCGTTTTTGCCTTACAGTCCCTTGCATCATCTGCTGCTTGGGGATTACGGCGCGCCGGTGGTGGCCACTTCGGCCAATCTGAGTGGCGAGCCGGTGCTGACGGATGGAAAGGCCGTTGCCCAGCGCCTGGCCCGGGTGGCGGACGCCTTTCTTCACCATGACCGTCCCATTCTGCGGCCCGCGGACGACACCGTGCGTCGTTTCATCGCTGGCCGCGCGCGCCCGTTGCGCCTGGGACGGGGCATGGCCCCGGTGGAGCGCGTGTTGCCGACATCTGTGGTGACGCCTACGCTGGCTGTAGGTGGACATCTCAAGAACACCATCGCGCTGGCCTGGGATCGGCGCGTGGTGATCTCGCCACACATCGGCGACCTGGATGCGCCCCGCAGTCGCGACGTGTTCGGCCAAACGATCGAAGATCTGCAGCGTCTGTATGGCGTGCGGGCGACACGCGTGGTGTGCGATGCCCATCCGGATTACGGCAGCAGCCGTTGGGCGCGCGCAAGTGGGCTTAAGTGCGTGCCGGTATTGCACCACCATGCCCATGCTTCGGCTCTGGCTGGAGAATGGCCCGCGGTAGGGCACTGGCTCGTCTTCACCTGGGATGGCGTCGGCTTGGGCGAGGACGGCACCCTCTGGGGCGGGGAGGCGTTCTTGGGACGGCCCGGACACTGGCGCCGGGTGGCGAGTCTGAGGCCGTTTCGCCTGCCTGGTGGTGAGGCGGCGGCGCGCGAACCCTGGCGGGCAGCGGCGGCGCTGTGTTGGAGTCAGGGCCTCAACTGGTCGCCCCCGGGAGTCGATGTTGCGTTCTGTCGTGGGGCCTGGGCGCGGGGAATCAACGCACCGGAGACGTCTGCCGCAGGGCGCCTGTTCGACGCCGCAGCCGCGCTTTTGGGGTTGGTGCAGCACACAAGCTACGAAGGGGAGGGGCCGATGCGGCTGGAGGCCTTCGCCCAGGGCGAAGGCGCGCCGGTGGCCTTGCCGCTTAAGCGGGACGCAGCCGGAGTATGGCGGGCCGACTGGGCACCGTTGCTTGCGCATTTGCTCGACGCGCGTGTACCTCCGGCACGGCGGGCGGCCGATTTCCATGCCAGCCTCGCCCGCCTGATCGTGGAGCAGACGAGGACCATCGCGTGTGAGGCGGCTTTCGAAGCCGTGGGGCTTGCCGGCGGCGTGTTCCAGAACCGGCTGCTTGCCGAGCACGCTGCGGCACTCTTGGATGCAGCCGGCTGGCCTGTGCGGCTTTGCGAGGCGCTGCCCTGCAACGACGGGGGGCTTGCCTTCGGGCAAATCATCCATGTCGCGGCGAACGACCATGCGTGATGCCCACGTGCGCCTGGCCCATGGCAACGGCGGCCGGCTGATGCGCGAACTCATCGAAGACCTGTTCGCGCCCCACCTCGCCAACCCGCTGCTGGATGTCCGGAATGATGCCACCACCCTACCGCCCACATCAGGCGAACTCCTCGTCAGCACCGACGGCTTCACGGTGCAGCCCTTGGAGTTTCCAGGCGGCAACCTGGGCTCGCTGGCGGTGTACGGCACGGTAAACGACCTGGCGGTGTCCGGTGCGCGGCCCCTGTGGCTTACCCTCAACGCCTTCATCGAAGAAGGCTGTGAGTATGCGCTCTTGGAGCGCATCGTGGCTGCCTTGGGAGAGGCGGCGCGCGAGGCTGGGGTGGCGGTGGTGGCGGGTGATACCAAGGTGCTGCCGCGAGGTCAGGGCGGCGGCCTTTATCTCGCCACCACGGGCGTGGGCGCGCGTGCGGCGTCGCAACCCCTGGGGCTTGGACGCATCCGCCCCGGGGACGTGCTCCTGGTCAGTGGGCCGGTGGGGGATCACGGTACGGCGGTGCTATTGGCCCGGGAACAGTTCGGCCTGCGCGGCGAGCTTGCCTCGGATTGCGCCAGCGTGCTGCCCCTCGCCCAAGCCATCTGGGACATGCCGGGTCTGCGCTTCATGCGTGACCCCACGCGTGGCGGGCTGGCGACGGTGGCCCACGAAATCGCCCGCGCCACTGGGGCCACGGTGCGCCTGGAAGGGGCCAACGTGCCCGTGCGTGCGCCGGTGGCGGCCGTGTGCGAGATGTTGGGCTACGACCCCCTGTATCTCGCCTGCGAGGGTCGCGTGGTGGCCGTGGTGGATGCC
The nucleotide sequence above comes from Thiobacter sp. AK1. Encoded proteins:
- the hypF gene encoding carbamoyltransferase HypF gives rise to the protein MTVAISTPSVIAARRLFLGGRVQGVGFRPFVFRLATRLGLAGTVQNLNGQVCIEVQGPPQALDVFTAALLTEAPPLAQPELLASEPTAPRALAGFAILASGVAAPDVHLPPDQFCCDDCLRELTDPSDRRYRYPFINCTQCGPRYTLIAGLPYDRARTAMAAFALCPACHAEYENPLDRRFHAEPLACPSCGPQLRFVQGSRVVAGNEAALAACVALLRAGGIVAVKGVGGYHLLVAAQDEAAVGRLRQRKRRPTKPFAVMFPWQSDLTILRRHLRLSSEEEAVLRAPERPILLLARAADCGLADAVAPWLGHVGAFLPYSPLHHLLLGDYGAPVVATSANLSGEPVLTDGKAVAQRLARVADAFLHHDRPILRPADDTVRRFIAGRARPLRLGRGMAPVERVLPTSVVTPTLAVGGHLKNTIALAWDRRVVISPHIGDLDAPRSRDVFGQTIEDLQRLYGVRATRVVCDAHPDYGSSRWARASGLKCVPVLHHHAHASALAGEWPAVGHWLVFTWDGVGLGEDGTLWGGEAFLGRPGHWRRVASLRPFRLPGGEAAAREPWRAAAALCWSQGLNWSPPGVDVAFCRGAWARGINAPETSAAGRLFDAAAALLGLVQHTSYEGEGPMRLEAFAQGEGAPVALPLKRDAAGVWRADWAPLLAHLLDARVPPARRAADFHASLARLIVEQTRTIACEAAFEAVGLAGGVFQNRLLAEHAAALLDAAGWPVRLCEALPCNDGGLAFGQIIHVAANDHA
- the hypD gene encoding hydrogenase formation protein HypD produces the protein MSLTAQDWLAKIHALPLTRPVRILNVCGGHERAITLTGLRAALPRTIELIPGPGCPVCVCPEEDVYQAIRLALEERVILAAFGDMLRVPVNVPKGEPRCLDAAKAAGADVRPVASPREVVALARAHPERPVVFFAAGFETTTAPVAAMLLEGVPDNLYLLLSARRTWPAVAMLLASDAPGFDALIAPGHVATVMGPEEWRFVVEQYRMPTAVAGFTPVSLLAAFYSVLRQLLEAQPFLDNCYPEVVRPGGNPTAQAQLTETMHITEANWRGIGVLPASGFRLCERFAAHDARLTFPDHAALGRQRAGQMPPGCDCARVVLGRIAPDACRLYGTACTPRHPVGPCMVSDEGACRIWWAGGVRARVA
- the hypB gene encoding hydrogenase nickel incorporation protein HypB — translated: MCNTCGCNITPGNRKHAYTPVAGTTAVSVLQNLLAKNDDQAAHNRAHFDQHGVLTINLMSAPGSGKTTLLEATIETLKDAFRIGVIEGDLATENDAARIRAKGVPAHQITTGSACHLDAHMVHEALHHFPLEGLDFLFIENVGNLVCPASFDLGQHRNVTLLSVTEGDDKPAKYPVMFRAADCVLLTKCDLLPLLEDFDPARAEGYVRNLANDAPVLRLSARNGQGLNAWFDWLRQTRAQQQARLAAGGTTRPKARPEGAPLNETPA
- the greB gene encoding transcription elongation factor GreB; amino-acid sequence: MSKAFTKEPDEDLEADLEEEAHELPKGTKNYITPAGYARLEAELKHLLTVERPEVVKVVSWAAGLGDRSENADYIYGKKRLREIDKRIRFLTKRLGFAQIVDPTQQPHDKIYFGATVVVADATGQEATYTIVGIDELDPARGRISWRSPLALALLGKEEGETVTVRTPSGVQELEILEVRYEAVD
- the hypE gene encoding hydrogenase expression/formation protein HypE, encoding MRDAHVRLAHGNGGRLMRELIEDLFAPHLANPLLDVRNDATTLPPTSGELLVSTDGFTVQPLEFPGGNLGSLAVYGTVNDLAVSGARPLWLTLNAFIEEGCEYALLERIVAALGEAAREAGVAVVAGDTKVLPRGQGGGLYLATTGVGARAASQPLGLGRIRPGDVLLVSGPVGDHGTAVLLAREQFGLRGELASDCASVLPLAQAIWDMPGLRFMRDPTRGGLATVAHEIARATGATVRLEGANVPVRAPVAAVCEMLGYDPLYLACEGRVVAVVDAAQAPAALAAWRALTQGREAALVGRIERGAPWVVVQTPFGGERLLEELEDDPLPRIC